A part of Tardiphaga sp. vice304 genomic DNA contains:
- the dnaA gene encoding chromosomal replication initiator protein DnaA, producing MSNMEQDRWSRVKGRLRSSVGEDVYSSWFARMDLESVQDESVHLSVPTRFLKSWIQAHYAERVLTCWQAEMPEVHRVDVTVRTAMRVAAPAKETPTAIAPRPEGRDGRASSELRATAIAPVSATHEALGGSPLDPRLTFGSFVTGRSNTLAHAAARQVAEGRRGDSVMFNPLYIHAGVGLGKTHLLQAVTWAGNSGTERKVLYLTAEKFMYGFVAALKTQTALAFKEALRGIDVLVIDDLQFLQGKTTQAEFCHTLNALIDAGRQVVIAADRPPSDLESLDERVRSRLAGGLVVEIGTLGEELRLGILKSRVAAARSHHATFEVPLPVLDYLARTITHNGRDLEGAINRLLAHSKLNATPVTLEMAEREVRDLIRPMEPKRIKIEDIQRVVARQYNVSRSDLLSSRRTANVVRPRQVAMYLAKTLTLRSLPEIGRRFGGRDHTTVLHAVRKIEALVGKDVALQDEVESLKRQLQE from the coding sequence ATGTCAAACATGGAACAGGATCGCTGGTCTCGCGTGAAGGGCCGTCTGCGGTCGAGCGTCGGCGAGGACGTCTATTCCAGCTGGTTCGCTCGGATGGACCTGGAGAGCGTGCAGGACGAGAGCGTCCATCTGTCGGTTCCGACGCGGTTCCTGAAGAGCTGGATCCAGGCGCATTATGCCGAGCGCGTCTTGACCTGCTGGCAGGCCGAGATGCCGGAAGTGCATCGCGTCGATGTCACCGTCCGCACCGCGATGCGCGTGGCGGCGCCCGCCAAGGAAACGCCGACCGCGATCGCGCCGCGCCCCGAGGGCCGCGACGGTCGCGCCTCGTCCGAGCTGCGCGCCACCGCGATCGCGCCGGTCTCCGCCACCCATGAAGCGCTCGGCGGCTCGCCGCTCGATCCGCGCCTCACCTTCGGCAGCTTCGTCACCGGCCGTTCCAACACGCTGGCGCACGCCGCCGCCCGCCAGGTCGCCGAAGGCCGCCGCGGCGACAGCGTGATGTTCAACCCGCTCTATATCCATGCCGGCGTGGGCCTCGGCAAAACCCATCTGCTGCAGGCGGTGACCTGGGCCGGCAATTCCGGCACCGAGCGCAAGGTGCTGTATCTAACCGCCGAAAAATTCATGTACGGCTTCGTCGCCGCGCTGAAGACGCAGACCGCTTTGGCCTTCAAGGAAGCGCTGCGCGGCATCGACGTGCTGGTGATCGACGATCTGCAGTTCCTGCAGGGCAAGACCACGCAGGCCGAATTCTGCCACACGCTGAACGCGCTGATCGATGCCGGCCGCCAGGTGGTGATCGCCGCCGACCGTCCGCCGTCGGACCTGGAAAGCCTGGACGAGCGGGTCCGCTCGCGGCTCGCCGGCGGCCTCGTCGTCGAGATCGGAACGCTCGGCGAGGAGCTGCGCCTCGGCATCCTGAAGTCGCGCGTCGCCGCAGCTCGTTCGCACCACGCGACGTTTGAAGTGCCGCTGCCGGTGCTGGACTATCTCGCCCGCACCATCACCCACAACGGCCGCGACCTCGAAGGCGCCATCAATCGCCTCTTGGCGCACAGCAAGCTGAATGCCACGCCGGTGACGCTGGAAATGGCCGAGCGCGAAGTGCGCGACCTGATCCGCCCGATGGAGCCCAAGCGCATCAAGATCGAGGACATCCAGCGCGTAGTGGCCCGGCAGTACAATGTCAGCCGCTCGGACCTCCTGTCGTCGCGCCGCACCGCGAATGTCGTGCGTCCGCGCCAAGTCGCGATGTATCTCGCCAAGACGCTGACGCTGCGCTCGCTGCCGGAAATCGGCCGCCGCTTCGGCGGACGCGACCACACCACGGTGCTGCACGCGGTGCGAAAGATCGAGGCGCTGGTCGGCAAGGACGTCGCTTTGCAGGACGAAGTGGAAAGCCTGAAGCGCCAGCTGCAGGAGTAA
- the dnaN gene encoding DNA polymerase III subunit beta: MKVTVERAQLLKSLSHVHRVVERRNTIPILGNVLIRAENSKLSLKATDLDLEVTETLPAEIGTAGSTTVPAHMFYDIVRKLPDGSQIVLEADGDRSVLAIRAGRSRFTLQTLPENDFPDLAAGEMTHSFVLPASDVKRLIDRTQFAISTEETRYYLNGIYLHAAGTAAAATLRAVATDGHRLAQVDLAMPKGAEGMAGVIVPRKTVGEVQRLIEDAEAEVGIELSQGKIRFTLGNVVLTSKLIDGTFPDYGRVIPQNNDKELIVDKKQFEDAVDRVSTISSERGRAVKLALSPGKLILSVTNPDSGSATEELEVEYASDALDIGFNSRYLLDIAAQIEGEVAVLRLADPGSPTLVQDKDSKGALYVLMPMRV; the protein is encoded by the coding sequence ATGAAGGTCACCGTCGAACGCGCGCAATTGCTGAAATCGCTGAGCCACGTCCACCGCGTGGTCGAGCGCCGCAATACCATTCCGATCCTCGGCAACGTGCTGATCCGCGCTGAAAATTCCAAGCTGTCGCTGAAGGCGACCGACCTCGACCTCGAAGTCACCGAAACCCTGCCCGCCGAAATCGGCACCGCCGGTTCCACCACCGTGCCGGCGCACATGTTCTACGACATCGTGCGCAAGCTGCCGGATGGATCGCAGATCGTGCTGGAGGCCGACGGCGACCGCTCGGTGCTGGCGATCCGCGCCGGCCGCTCGCGCTTCACGCTGCAGACCCTGCCGGAGAACGACTTCCCGGATCTCGCCGCCGGCGAGATGACGCACTCCTTCGTGCTGCCGGCGTCCGACGTCAAACGCCTGATCGACCGCACCCAGTTCGCCATTTCCACCGAAGAGACCCGCTACTACCTCAACGGCATCTACCTGCACGCCGCCGGCACCGCCGCCGCCGCGACATTGCGCGCCGTCGCCACCGACGGCCATCGCCTCGCGCAGGTAGACCTCGCGATGCCGAAGGGCGCCGAGGGCATGGCCGGCGTGATCGTACCGCGCAAGACCGTCGGCGAAGTGCAGCGGCTGATTGAAGACGCCGAAGCCGAGGTCGGCATCGAGCTGTCGCAGGGCAAGATCCGCTTCACGCTCGGCAATGTCGTGCTGACGTCGAAGCTGATTGACGGCACCTTCCCGGACTATGGCCGCGTGATCCCGCAGAACAACGACAAGGAACTGATCGTCGACAAGAAGCAGTTCGAAGACGCCGTGGACCGCGTCTCGACCATATCCAGCGAGCGCGGCCGCGCCGTCAAGCTGGCGCTGTCGCCGGGCAAGCTGATCCTGTCGGTGACCAATCCGGATTCCGGCAGCGCCACAGAAGAACTCGAAGTCGAATACGCCTCAGATGCGCTCGATATCGGCTTCAACTCGCGCTATCTGCTCGACATCGCGGCGCAGATCGAAGGCGAGGTCGCCGTGCTGCGGTTGGCCGACCCCGGTTCGCCGACTCTGGTGCAGGACAAGGACTCCAAAGGCGCGCTTTACGTGCTGATGCCGATGCGAGTGTAG
- the recF gene encoding DNA replication/repair protein RecF (All proteins in this family for which functions are known are DNA-binding proteins that assist the filamentation of RecA onto DNA for the initiation of recombination or recombinational repair.): protein MTASRIHRLTLTHFRNYRAASLNTRGDMVVLVGPNGAGKTNCLEAISFLSPGRGLRRATLDDVADLQGDGSWAVSAEVEGEVGLATLGTGIDPPANEAAASSRRCRIDREPVSSATAFGDHLRMVWLTPAMDQLFMGAASERRRFFDRLVLAIDKDHSSRVSALDRSLRSRNRLLEERNYDGHWLDAIERETAELAVAVAAMRGQTVTRLAAMLRAREEASVFPSARIMLDGWMENALVNEPATAVEDRYRQILRDGRPRDAAAGRTLDGPHLTDLQVIYAPKNMPARDASTGEQKALLIGLILAHATLVADMTGITPLLLLDEVVAHLDPDRRRALFGELSKLGAQVWMTGADPAAFAEIGPTGELFDVADGRVSKRG, encoded by the coding sequence ATGACCGCCTCCCGCATCCATCGCCTGACGCTCACCCACTTCCGCAACTATCGCGCGGCGTCGCTCAACACGCGCGGCGACATGGTGGTGCTGGTCGGGCCGAACGGCGCCGGCAAGACCAATTGCCTGGAGGCGATCTCCTTTCTGTCGCCGGGCCGCGGGCTGCGCCGCGCCACGCTCGACGACGTCGCCGATTTGCAGGGCGACGGCTCCTGGGCGGTTTCTGCGGAAGTCGAGGGCGAAGTCGGCTTGGCCACGCTGGGCACCGGCATCGATCCGCCCGCCAATGAGGCCGCCGCGTCGAGCCGGCGCTGCCGCATCGACCGCGAGCCGGTCAGTTCGGCGACCGCGTTCGGCGATCATTTGCGCATGGTCTGGCTGACGCCGGCGATGGACCAGCTGTTCATGGGCGCGGCCTCCGAGCGGCGGCGGTTCTTCGATCGCCTGGTACTGGCGATCGACAAGGACCATTCCAGCCGCGTCTCGGCGCTGGATCGGAGCCTGCGCTCGCGCAACCGCCTGCTCGAGGAACGCAACTATGACGGCCACTGGCTCGACGCGATCGAGCGCGAGACCGCCGAACTCGCCGTCGCCGTCGCCGCGATGCGCGGCCAGACCGTGACGCGGCTGGCCGCGATGCTGCGCGCGCGCGAAGAAGCCTCGGTGTTTCCCTCGGCGCGAATCATGCTGGACGGCTGGATGGAGAACGCGCTGGTGAATGAGCCCGCCACCGCCGTGGAAGACCGTTACCGCCAGATTTTGCGCGACGGCCGTCCGCGTGACGCCGCCGCCGGCCGCACGCTTGACGGCCCGCACCTCACCGACCTGCAGGTGATCTACGCGCCGAAGAACATGCCGGCGCGCGATGCCTCCACCGGCGAGCAGAAGGCGCTGCTGATCGGGCTGATCCTGGCGCATGCCACGCTGGTCGCCGACATGACCGGCATCACGCCGCTATTGTTGCTCGATGAAGTCGTGGCGCATCTCGATCCCGACCGCCGCCGCGCGCTGTTTGGCGAGTTGTCGAAGCTCGGCGCGCAGGTCTGGATGACCGGCGCCGATCCCGCGGCCTTCGCCGAAATCGGCCCGACCGGCGAGTTGTTCGACGTCGCCGACGGGCGCGTCAGCAAGCGGGGATAA
- a CDS encoding FUSC family protein — MSNRLLMVARNNSKHPPMLLFVSLHLARFGRAFWAELRTLPFPGARMIDEVACVLSVLLAIVFSHAIGAENVGWAAFSGYMVMRSHVAESFTRGVLRIVGTGAGALLALLLAPLVLPLPLPTSLALLVVGSVTMYFAIVGRRAYAWLFTGLTFMMILIEALAHAQEPIQRFASTRVLEVLAGTMSAVLVSALSTWTVRRKLPSPDNAMRAEPAGPAARWQKRVAVHALTGGIALALIPWAWLWLGIESLSQSSITIFVVMLVPAASLAEGLLSPVSSRVMQRLVGCVAGGLLASAVLWLSHHSPALMTIGLCIGVILGRHIENGPALMSYGGLQFTLAFLVVLVPDDYAQAALAPGLDRLFGILFGMVLLEPVVLVAHAIWRRRHPREAPPSITELVKK; from the coding sequence ATGAGCAATCGTCTCTTGATGGTCGCGCGCAATAACTCCAAACATCCACCAATGCTGCTGTTCGTATCCCTTCATCTGGCCCGCTTCGGCCGCGCGTTCTGGGCCGAACTGCGCACCCTGCCTTTTCCCGGCGCGCGCATGATCGACGAGGTCGCGTGCGTGCTGTCGGTGCTGCTGGCGATCGTGTTTTCCCATGCGATCGGCGCCGAGAATGTAGGCTGGGCGGCGTTCAGCGGCTACATGGTGATGCGCTCCCACGTCGCCGAGAGTTTCACCCGCGGCGTGCTGCGAATCGTCGGCACCGGGGCCGGCGCATTACTAGCCCTGCTGCTGGCACCGCTGGTGTTGCCGCTGCCGCTTCCGACCAGCCTGGCGCTGCTGGTGGTCGGCAGCGTCACCATGTATTTCGCGATCGTCGGCCGCCGCGCCTATGCCTGGCTGTTTACCGGCCTGACCTTCATGATGATCCTGATCGAAGCGCTGGCCCATGCGCAGGAGCCGATCCAGCGCTTCGCCTCGACCCGCGTTCTCGAAGTGCTGGCCGGCACCATGTCCGCGGTCCTGGTCAGCGCGCTGTCGACCTGGACCGTGCGCCGCAAGCTGCCGAGCCCGGACAACGCGATGCGCGCCGAGCCCGCGGGACCGGCCGCGCGCTGGCAGAAGCGGGTGGCCGTCCACGCTTTGACCGGCGGCATCGCGCTGGCCCTGATCCCTTGGGCATGGCTATGGCTTGGCATCGAGTCGCTCAGCCAGTCCAGCATCACCATCTTCGTCGTCATGCTGGTACCGGCCGCGTCGCTGGCGGAGGGCCTGCTCAGTCCGGTGTCGTCGCGCGTGATGCAGCGGCTGGTCGGCTGCGTCGCCGGCGGCCTGCTGGCCAGCGCCGTGCTTTGGCTCAGCCACCATTCGCCGGCGCTGATGACCATCGGCCTGTGCATCGGCGTGATCCTCGGCCGCCATATCGAAAACGGCCCGGCTTTGATGAGCTATGGCGGCCTGCAGTTCACTTTGGCCTTCCTGGTGGTGCTGGTGCCCGACGACTACGCCCAAGCGGCGCTGGCGCCCGGCCTTGACCGGTTGTTCGGCATTCTGTTCGGCATGGTGCTGCTGGAACCGGTGGTGCTGGTCGCGCATGCGATCTGGCGCCGCCGCCACCCCAGGGAAGCGCCGCCGTCGATCACTGAGTTAGTGAAAAAGTAG
- the gyrB gene encoding DNA topoisomerase (ATP-hydrolyzing) subunit B, producing MTEPARLPIAETELAVPIEYGAESIRVLKGLDAVRKRPGMYIGDTDDGSGLHHMVYEVVDNAIDEALAGHATAVEVALNADGSVTVRDDGRGIPVDIHKGEGISAAEVIMTQLHAGGKFDQNSYKVSGGLHGVGVSVVNALSSKLVLRVWRGGKEHFIEFAHGDAVAPLIEVGDANGKRGTEVTFYASAETFTTLDYDFATLEHRLRELAFLNSGVNILLSDLRHPVERHEKMMYEGGVIEFVKYLDRNKKAVVPSPIFVSADLNGINVEAALWWNDSYHENVLCFTNNIPQRDGGTHLAGFRGALTRQVNGYADVIAKKEKIVLTGDDCREGLTAVLSVKVPDPKFSSQTKDKLVSSEVRPVVENVLNEALATWFEEHPAEAKVIVGKVIEAGAAREAARKARELTRRKGALDIASLPGKLADCQERDPAKSELFIVEGDSAGGSAKQGRNREFQAVLPLRGKILNVERARFDKMLGSEQIGTLITALGTGIGRDDFDIAKLRYHKIILMTDADVDGAHIRTLLLTFFFRQMPTLIEGGYLYIAQPPLYKVTRGKSEQYLKDERALEDYLIATGLDDCVYKLASGEERGGRDLLALVEVARNIRGTLHNLHSRYNRSIVEQAAIAGVLSPKVTGDLPAANEAAAYIARRMDALADEVERGWVGEFREGQGYFFERTIRGVKDVGVIDDALLGSADARKLDEYAAGLQEAYPKPGVLRRKDIEFPIHGPVSLFEAVTDAGRKGVALQRYKGLGEMNPGQLWETTLDTNERSLLQVKIKEVDEADDIFTKLMGDVVEPRRDFIQENSLSANVDV from the coding sequence ATGACTGAACCCGCCCGGCTGCCGATCGCCGAAACCGAACTTGCCGTGCCCATCGAATACGGTGCGGAATCGATCCGGGTACTGAAAGGCCTCGACGCCGTGCGCAAGCGGCCGGGCATGTATATCGGCGACACCGACGACGGCTCCGGCCTGCACCACATGGTCTACGAGGTCGTCGACAACGCGATCGACGAGGCGCTGGCCGGCCATGCCACCGCGGTGGAAGTCGCGCTCAATGCCGACGGCTCGGTGACGGTGCGCGACGACGGGCGCGGCATCCCGGTCGACATCCACAAGGGCGAAGGCATCTCCGCGGCCGAGGTCATCATGACCCAGCTGCACGCCGGCGGAAAATTCGACCAGAACTCCTACAAGGTCTCCGGCGGCCTGCACGGCGTCGGCGTTTCCGTCGTCAACGCGCTGTCCAGCAAGCTGGTGCTGCGCGTCTGGCGGGGCGGCAAGGAACACTTCATCGAGTTCGCGCATGGCGACGCAGTGGCCCCGCTGATCGAGGTCGGCGACGCCAACGGCAAGCGCGGCACCGAAGTGACGTTCTATGCCTCCGCCGAAACCTTCACGACGCTCGACTATGACTTCGCCACGCTGGAGCACCGGCTGCGCGAACTCGCCTTCCTCAATTCCGGCGTCAACATCCTGCTGTCCGACCTGCGCCACCCGGTCGAGCGGCATGAGAAGATGATGTACGAGGGCGGCGTCATCGAGTTCGTCAAATATCTCGACCGCAACAAGAAGGCCGTGGTGCCCTCGCCGATCTTCGTCTCCGCCGACCTCAACGGCATCAATGTCGAGGCGGCGCTGTGGTGGAACGACAGCTATCATGAGAACGTGCTGTGCTTCACCAACAACATTCCGCAACGCGACGGCGGCACGCATCTGGCCGGCTTCCGCGGCGCGCTGACGCGCCAGGTCAACGGCTATGCCGACGTCATCGCCAAGAAGGAAAAGATCGTCCTGACCGGCGACGACTGCCGCGAAGGCCTCACCGCCGTTCTCTCGGTGAAAGTACCGGACCCGAAATTCTCGTCGCAGACCAAGGACAAGCTGGTGTCCTCGGAAGTCCGTCCCGTCGTGGAGAACGTGCTAAACGAGGCGCTGGCGACCTGGTTCGAGGAACATCCGGCGGAAGCCAAGGTGATCGTCGGCAAGGTGATCGAGGCCGGCGCCGCCCGCGAAGCCGCCCGCAAGGCGCGCGAGTTGACGCGGCGCAAGGGCGCGCTGGATATCGCCTCCTTGCCCGGCAAGCTCGCCGACTGCCAGGAGCGCGATCCCGCCAAGTCCGAACTGTTCATCGTCGAGGGTGACTCCGCAGGTGGCTCCGCCAAGCAGGGCCGCAACCGCGAATTCCAGGCCGTGCTGCCGTTGCGCGGCAAGATCCTCAACGTCGAGCGCGCGCGCTTCGACAAGATGCTGGGCTCCGAACAGATCGGCACGCTGATCACCGCGCTCGGCACCGGTATCGGCCGCGACGATTTCGACATCGCGAAGCTTCGCTATCACAAGATCATCCTGATGACCGACGCCGACGTCGACGGCGCGCATATCCGCACACTGCTCCTGACGTTCTTCTTCCGGCAGATGCCGACGCTGATCGAGGGCGGCTACCTCTATATCGCGCAGCCACCGCTCTACAAGGTGACGCGCGGCAAGTCCGAGCAGTACCTCAAGGACGAGCGCGCGCTGGAAGATTATCTGATCGCGACCGGCCTCGACGACTGTGTCTACAAGCTCGCCTCCGGCGAAGAGCGCGGCGGCCGCGACCTCCTGGCGCTGGTCGAAGTCGCCCGCAACATCCGCGGGACGCTGCACAATCTGCACAGCCGCTATAACCGCTCGATCGTCGAGCAGGCCGCGATCGCCGGCGTGCTGAGCCCGAAGGTGACGGGCGACCTGCCCGCCGCCAACGAGGCTGCCGCCTATATCGCGCGCCGCATGGACGCGCTGGCCGACGAGGTCGAACGCGGCTGGGTCGGCGAATTCCGCGAGGGCCAGGGCTATTTCTTCGAGCGCACCATCCGCGGCGTCAAGGATGTCGGCGTGATCGACGACGCGTTGCTCGGCTCGGCCGACGCGCGAAAGCTCGACGAATACGCCGCCGGCCTGCAGGAGGCCTATCCGAAGCCGGGTGTATTGCGCCGCAAGGACATCGAATTCCCGATCCACGGACCGGTCAGCCTGTTCGAAGCCGTCACCGACGCCGGCCGCAAGGGCGTCGCCCTGCAGCGCTACAAAGGCCTCGGCGAGATGAACCCCGGCCAGCTCTGGGAAACCACGCTCGACACCAACGAGCGCTCGCTGCTGCAGGTGAAGATCAAGGAAGTCGACGAGGCCGACGACATCTTCACCAAGCTGATGGGCGACGTGGTCGAGCCGCGCCGCGACTTCATCCAGGAGAATTCGCTGAGTGCCAATGTGGATGTGTAA
- a CDS encoding SDR family oxidoreductase has product MFKDLFSLAGRVALVTGGSRGIGRMIAAGFLSQGAAKVYITARKAAACEATAQELTGEYAGECIALPIDISTMAGIDMLAAEIGKREPKLDILVNNAGAAWEADFDEFPESGWDKVMTLNLKTPFFLTKALAPMLRAAASVEKPAKVINIASIDGIFVNPLETYSYAASKSGLIHLTRRMAVRLIKDHVVVAAIAPGPFKSDMNKAARDNADEVSTRVPAGRIGTDEDMAGAAIYLASRAGDYVVGATIAVDGGIVYANPGIPGDGWD; this is encoded by the coding sequence ATGTTCAAGGATCTGTTTTCGCTGGCCGGGCGCGTCGCGCTGGTGACGGGGGGCTCGCGCGGCATCGGGCGGATGATCGCGGCGGGGTTTCTCAGCCAGGGCGCGGCAAAGGTCTACATCACTGCGCGGAAGGCCGCGGCCTGCGAGGCGACCGCGCAGGAACTGACCGGCGAATATGCCGGCGAATGCATCGCGCTGCCGATCGATATCTCGACCATGGCGGGAATCGACATGCTGGCAGCCGAGATCGGCAAGCGCGAGCCGAAGCTCGACATCCTCGTCAACAATGCCGGCGCGGCGTGGGAGGCGGATTTCGACGAATTCCCGGAGAGCGGCTGGGACAAGGTGATGACGCTCAATCTCAAGACGCCATTCTTCCTCACCAAGGCGCTGGCGCCGATGCTGCGCGCGGCAGCGAGCGTCGAGAAGCCGGCCAAGGTCATCAACATCGCCTCGATCGACGGCATCTTCGTCAATCCGCTGGAGACCTATTCCTACGCCGCCAGCAAATCCGGCCTGATCCACCTGACACGGCGGATGGCGGTGCGGCTGATCAAGGACCATGTCGTGGTCGCGGCGATCGCGCCGGGGCCGTTCAAGTCCGACATGAACAAGGCCGCGCGCGACAATGCCGACGAGGTCTCGACGCGGGTTCCGGCGGGGCGCATCGGCACCGATGAGGACATGGCGGGGGCTGCGATCTATCTCGCCTCGCGCGCCGGTGACTATGTGGTGGGCGCCACCATCGCCGTCGATGGTGGCATCGTCTACGCCAATCCCGGCATCCCAGGCGACGGCTGGGACTGA
- a CDS encoding methyl-accepting chemotaxis protein, producing the protein MGAAVGFMSLVRLRPMSLRFRAKVTLGFAAVLVISALSMAMAYIGYERISEGVVSYRTSVAESGLARNIDRQLTAYQALTRYYVITGKEIDAKAAKAAESSLKFAIDDSVKATTDAARLDKVTRLVREFSDFTKVFADILAVNGENDVIGATQLTRLSILLRSKIDDLGDSATMAAMPATEEQVKDITTQFVTATSVVNTYMAMADDKTASAAASRIKFLDNAIAGIFANNEGILKKAKAIGADVKIYQGAFAKYVENSKKVEGLSQKMTAIAETIVALSTALKADMLTEQQRLESESDTTINQTKRLIVMLGVGGLIVGAVLAMLLGRSIARPMLAMCAAMRRLAAGDFDVVLPGLGRRDELGDMASAVEEFKVQAIAKAERDAESQDAQNRRAGEARRAELIRFADDFEGAVGGIVSNVAASAEQLETAADTLTRTAETTESLSGQVAGASEEASSNMQSVATATEELSLSVSEIGRQVEASSRIADSAVLQAEQTDVRITELSRVAQRIGDVVNLITAIAEQTNLLALNATIEAARAGDAGRGFAVVASEVKSLASQTARATDEISTQIAGMQNATQESVTAIKQIGATIGQISSIASEIASAVTQQSAATREIAQNVQRVAHGTQQVAGNITAVNRGATETGVASEQVLNSAQTLSSESTRLRAELDRFMQNIRAA; encoded by the coding sequence ATGGGGGCCGCGGTGGGATTCATGAGTCTAGTTCGGCTGCGGCCGATGTCGCTGCGGTTTCGCGCCAAGGTCACCCTCGGTTTTGCGGCAGTGCTGGTTATTTCTGCGCTCAGCATGGCGATGGCCTACATCGGGTACGAACGCATTTCGGAAGGGGTCGTCTCGTACCGGACCAGCGTTGCCGAATCGGGGCTTGCCCGCAACATCGACCGGCAGCTGACCGCCTACCAGGCGCTGACGCGCTATTACGTGATCACCGGCAAGGAAATCGACGCCAAGGCTGCAAAGGCAGCCGAGTCCAGCCTCAAATTCGCGATCGACGATTCGGTGAAGGCGACGACGGACGCCGCCCGTCTCGACAAGGTCACCCGGTTGGTCCGGGAGTTTTCCGACTTTACCAAAGTGTTCGCCGACATTCTGGCGGTGAACGGCGAAAACGACGTCATCGGCGCCACCCAGCTGACGCGGTTGAGCATCCTGCTGCGCAGCAAGATCGACGACCTCGGCGACTCCGCCACGATGGCCGCTATGCCGGCGACTGAAGAACAGGTCAAGGATATCACCACCCAGTTCGTGACGGCGACCTCCGTGGTCAACACCTATATGGCGATGGCCGACGACAAGACCGCCAGCGCCGCGGCGTCCCGCATCAAGTTCCTGGACAACGCGATCGCGGGCATCTTCGCGAATAATGAAGGCATTCTGAAGAAGGCGAAGGCGATCGGCGCCGACGTGAAAATCTATCAGGGCGCCTTCGCAAAATACGTCGAGAACTCCAAGAAGGTGGAGGGGCTGTCGCAGAAGATGACCGCGATTGCGGAAACGATCGTCGCCCTGTCGACGGCGCTGAAGGCGGACATGCTGACCGAGCAGCAGCGGCTGGAGTCCGAGTCCGATACCACGATCAACCAGACCAAACGCCTTATCGTCATGCTCGGCGTCGGCGGGCTGATCGTCGGCGCCGTGCTGGCCATGTTGCTGGGCCGCAGTATCGCCCGGCCAATGCTTGCGATGTGCGCCGCCATGCGCAGGCTCGCCGCCGGTGATTTCGACGTGGTGCTGCCGGGGCTCGGCCGCCGCGACGAATTGGGCGACATGGCCTCCGCCGTGGAAGAGTTCAAGGTGCAGGCGATCGCCAAGGCCGAGCGGGACGCCGAAAGCCAGGATGCGCAGAATCGCAGGGCCGGCGAGGCCCGTCGCGCCGAATTGATCCGCTTCGCCGATGATTTCGAAGGCGCGGTCGGCGGCATCGTCTCCAACGTCGCGGCTTCGGCCGAGCAGCTCGAAACCGCGGCCGACACGCTGACCCGGACGGCGGAAACCACCGAGAGCCTGTCCGGCCAGGTGGCCGGTGCCTCGGAGGAGGCGTCGTCGAACATGCAGTCGGTGGCAACGGCCACGGAGGAGCTGTCGCTGTCGGTCAGCGAGATCGGCCGCCAGGTCGAGGCGTCCTCGCGGATCGCCGACAGCGCGGTCCTGCAGGCCGAGCAGACCGACGTCCGCATCACCGAACTGTCCCGCGTCGCCCAGCGCATCGGCGACGTCGTCAATCTGATCACGGCGATTGCCGAGCAGACCAATCTGCTGGCGCTCAACGCCACCATCGAGGCGGCGCGCGCCGGCGATGCAGGGCGTGGCTTCGCCGTGGTGGCGTCGGAGGTCAAGTCGCTGGCCAGTCAGACCGCAAGGGCGACCGACGAAATCTCGACGCAGATCGCCGGCATGCAGAACGCGACGCAGGAATCGGTGACCGCGATCAAACAGATCGGGGCCACCATCGGGCAGATTTCCAGCATCGCCTCGGAGATCGCCAGCGCGGTGACTCAGCAAAGCGCGGCGACCCGCGAGATCGCGCAGAACGTTCAGCGCGTGGCTCACGGCACCCAGCAGGTCGCCGGCAACATCACCGCGGTCAACCGCGGCGCCACCGAAACAGGCGTGGCGTCGGAGCAGGTGCTGAATTCCGCACAGACGCTGTCCTCCGAAAGCACGCGCCTGCGCGCCGAGCTCGACCGCTTCATGCAGAATATCCGCGCGGCGTAA
- a CDS encoding YbdD/YjiX family protein — protein MGDVKPSSDTTLRGRFRSLSRCFCDSALLMVGMPNYDNYVAHVRATHPDGPVMTYEEFFRDRQDARYGGGGRGGFRCC, from the coding sequence ATGGGTGACGTCAAGCCATCCTCCGACACCACCCTGAGGGGGCGCTTCCGCTCCCTCAGCCGCTGCTTCTGCGACAGCGCGCTGCTGATGGTCGGCATGCCCAACTACGACAACTACGTGGCGCATGTCCGCGCCACGCATCCGGATGGGCCGGTCATGACCTATGAAGAGTTCTTCCGGGACCGGCAGGACGCCCGGTATGGGGGCGGCGGACGCGGCGGTTTCCGCTGCTGCTGA